The Paenibacillus sp. FSL H7-0357 nucleotide sequence TGATTTTCTTCCCCACTGATCCGAAAGCTGCCCGCCTATAGGTGAAAAAATAAACTGTGCGGCTCCAAAAGCAGCAATAAGATACCCGGCTGCAGCCCCTGAGGCATTAAATTGTTTTAAGTATTCAGGAAGAATGGGGATGACCATACCTTGTCCCAATAAAGCGATAAACAGATTCAGCATTAGAATGAAAAGTGGAAATCTGGCAGACTTAGGTAAGCTGCTCATATCAAAGCCCTCCCGCGAATGATTTACACTAAGTAAATATTAACACAATGTAAATCATTCTAATTGAAAGAGAGAACATTGTAAATGATAAATGCAACTCTTTTAACTTGAATCAATAGTTGAGAAATTAGAAATTACCATATGACTCCGATGGGTACTTAAGCTATAATGAGTTCTTAAAAAATAGAAAATGGGGCGTTATGAAATGAATCAGTTTAAAGGTGAAAAAAGCCTGCTATCGGAGAAAAAGGAACGTTTCTCCTCCAGCGGCTTTATTTTCGCGGCCATCGGCAGCTCGGTGGGTCTGGGAAATATGTGGAAATTTCCTTATATTACAGGAGAAAATGGCGGAGCGGCTTTCTTCCTGCTCTTCATCGTCTGTCTGGTGCTGATCGGCTTGCCTGTTCTATTGGCCGAACTCGCCATCGGACGCAGTGGCCGCGGAAGCGCGGCAACGTCGTTCATCCGTGCCGGAGGCGGGAAAGGGTGGAAGGCAGCTGGAATACTGCAAGTGATTGCGCCTTTTCTAATCCTCTCCTTTTATATTATTGTTGCAGGTTGGACGCTGCACTATGCAATGATTGCCTTCAATGGACAACTGTTCAGCACGACTGATTATGCAGGTGAATTTGGTTCATTTATCTCAGGGTACTTGCCGATTGTCTGGCAGGGTGTAGCCATCCTGATTACTGCGGGAGTAGTTATCCTGGGGGTATCGGGCGGGATTGAGAAATTTAATAAAGTATTGATTCCCGGCCTGGTTGTACTCCTTATTGTGTTGATGATTCGTGCGCTAACCTTGCCGGGTGCAGATAAAGGGGTTTCCTTCTTCCTCAAACCGGACTTCTCGGTACTGACGGCAGAATCCGCACTGGTCGCCTTGGGACATGCCTTCTTCTCGTTATCACTCGGAATGGGGATTCTTTTGACTTACGGTTCATATGTGGATAAAAATCAGTCGCTTGGCACCGCTACACTTGCGATAGGAGCCGGAGATTTGATCTATGCGTTTATCGCCGGATTGATTATTTTCCCGACTACGTTCTCGTTTGGCATTGCGCCTGACCAAGGACCTTCGCTGATATTCATCGCTCTGCCGGCGGCTTTCTCGGCTATGCCGTTAGGTTCGTTCTTCGGCGGTCTGTTCTTCATCCTGCTGGCGATTGCCGCCTTGACCTCAGCTGTATCCCTGCTTGAAGTGCCTGTATCCTTCGCGATGGAACGCTGGAACTGGAGCCGTCAACGTTCGGTTTGGGTATTGTCTCTGGTCTGTTTTCTGCTCGGTATTCCTTCAGCAATGTCGCTGGGAATGTTCCCTGAACTTACGTTTGGCGGCAAAGCCCTGTTCGACTGGATGGATTTCATTACCTCCAACATTATGCTGCCGCTTGGCGGTCTGCTGATCACCATTTTTGCCGGTTATTTCTGGAAGGGGGCAGCAGAAGCGGCTGGACTACAGGCGCGCTGGTTCCGCATCTGGTTATTCATGCTCCGGTATATTGCACCTATTCTGGTATTCCTGGTGTTGCTGCATACCTCGGGAATCCTTAAATTCTAATTCAATAACCATTCATTGCTGAATGAACAAAAGATCTCTACAACCCATGTGGTTGTAGAGTTTCTTTGTTTAGAGCATCACCTAAGACTCTTCCAGTTGTCGCGAGTTCCTGTGCCGCCAACTCATGCATACCAAAGACAATGCAATGACCGAGAGGATCAAACCAAGCAGTCGAAATCCCCCAGCGCTGAACTTACCTCCCATTATGATGCCCAGCAATAAGGAAGAGAGAATGGTTCCCAGATATCTTGATGTCATAAATACGCCGGATGCTACACCGATCATTTCTTTTGGCGAGCTTTTGAACAGAGCCACTTGCATACCGACATTGTTTAACCCGTTCCCAACACCGAATGCAGCCAACGACACACATACACTGATAACCGGTGAAGTTGGATTCATGGTCACCATCCATACCGATCCTAGTGTCATTAGTATTCCGGATGTCAGCAATGCGGGCCCTGGTCCTGATTTATCTATCCATCGTCCGGCTAGTGGAGAAACAATGAGCGAGCATAAGCCTAAGCTTAACATCAGAATCCCTGTATGGGATTCGCTGACATGACGTACCATTTGCAAGTAGGACGGAAGCCCGAAAAAGAGTGAGTAATAAAGTACGTTAACGAGCATGAATTCGATATTAACCCAAGTCATCTCAGGATATTTGGCGAATGTGCGCAAAGGAATAAAGGGTGATGCCGCTTTTAACTCATGGCGTACGAAAGCCCCCAGTGCAAAAAGGCCAATCAGTCCGATAATGACAGGACCCAACGAGACATAGCCAGATGATTTTGCTGACAGTAATCCCACCAGCAAGGCGACCAGACCCACGATAAAGAGCAGAATCCCTGTCGCATCAATCAAATCACACCATTTACGGAACGACATCTGGGATGAAACGGATATTGGCGGTTCGTCCTTAGGAATCATCCTCCAAGCTAACACAAAGCTCGTAACCACGAACGGAATATTAACGAGAAAAATCGCAGACCAATCCCACCATTGAATCAAAACTCCACCTATAAAGGGGCCGATAGCTGCCGCACCGGATAGGAAAATGGACATCACGGACAGCGCAGCCGCCTGTTTCTCCGTAATATGAATTCGCACAATGGCCATTCCAACTGCAACCATCATGCTTGTTCCGATGGATTGCACAATGCGGAACACAATGAGCCACCCAAAGGTGGGGGATAGCGGAGCTAATAATGATGCAACGAAGGCTACAACAAGACCGGTTAGAAAGATCTTTCTGCGCCCGAATAGATCACTGGCCTTCCCCATGACAGGTTGAGCGATAGCACTCGCAATATAGAATGAGAAAATGATCCAGGATACCTCTGTAAAATCAAGCTGATACACCTTTTGCAGCCTTGCTATAGCCACGGAAATCATCGAAGAATTTAATGGGTTCAATAGGATCCCCAGACCCACGGAGATCATCAGCCACCTGCTGCGAGCATTCATTTTTGGTCCTCCCCAAGTGTATTGATATTATCGTACTTGAGATTTATTATTTATTCCAACGCCTTTTATGTTATGATTTCATAGACTAGAAGGAATGAGAGGGGTGTGAAATGGAACTTCTTCAACTGCAGTATTTTCTCGTAGTAGCCCGGCTGGAGCATGTGACCGAAGCAGCACGTACTCTGCACGTTACCCAATCCTCACTAAGCAAAACAATTCAACGTCTGGAAGAAGATCTGGGAGTCCCGCTATTCGACCGGATAGGAAGGAAGCTACGCTTGAATGAGTTCGGAAGCCAATTCCTCCGCAGGGTAGAAAGGGCTTTGTTTGAACTGGAACAGGGAAAGCAGGAGCTGCGTGATTTATCCTCCCCGGAACAAGGCACACTTGAACTTGCGGTGACTGCCGCGAGCACGTTACCAAATATCCTTCGGGAGTTTCGAAAAAAGCGGCCTAATGTCCAATTTCATGTGCAAATGCTGACCACGCATGAAATGGTTAAGCTTCTTCACAGCGGAGAAGTCGATTTCTGCTTGTCCTCACCTGCCATAGAGGAGGAGGATATTGAATGCCAAATAGTCTTCATTGACCCCATTCTTGTAGCGGTTCCCAAAGGGCATCGGCTGGCAGGCCGAAGCAGTATTTCCTTGACAGAATTGAGGGATGAAGAGTTTATTGGTGTAAAGAGAGGTTATGGTACCCGCGATTTAGTGGACAATGTATGCAAATCTGTTGGCTTTGAACCTAGATATGTGTACGAGGGGGATGAACCAGCAAGGCTAAGTGCCCTTGTGGAGGCAGAAATCGGCATCGCTTTTATACCTAGCACGGCAAGGAATTCTAGGGAACAGATTCACTATCTCCAAGTGGAAAATCATGACTTGGCGCGTGAGATCGCATTATTGTGGCACAAAAGCCGCTACATTTCGCCGGCTGCTCTGGAATTCCGTGAAGTCGTTTTAAACTATTTTAAGCCATTGACCTGAAAAAACAGGCGATGGCTTTTTTTTAAATGTTAAGAATTTATATGTTTCACGGTATAAATCATCCTTCTATTTCTCGCTGAAACGGAAACCGTCCTTTTGAGGACGGTTTCCGTTTCACTTGTTTGACACAGAAGTGTTTCTCTTCTCTATCGACGCCGCTCAGATGATATGTTATCATGATAAACTGATAACGTGTTAACGAGCTAAAGCGTAGTATACAGTGTGTCATTTACTAGGGGGATTAGAGAGATGAAGAGAAAAGGATTATTAATTTTATTCGTAGTTATGGCAATTGCAGTGATCGCAGGCTGCTCCGGTTCAAAAGGTGATGACGGCAAACTGGTGATCGGTATAGATGATAAGTTTGCTCCTATGGGCTTCAGAGATGACAACAATGAAATTGTCGGTTTTGATATTGACTATGCGAAAGCAGCAGCCGGGAAAATGGGCAAAGAGATCACCTTCCAGCCAATTGACTGGTCGGCCAAGGAATCGGAGCTGAACAGCGGACGCATTGATATGATATGGAACGGGTACACCATAACAGACGAGCGTAAAGAGAAGGTGTTGTTTACCAAGCCTTATCTGGAGAACAGCCAGGTTGTAGTCGTGCTGGCGGATTCGGCGCTGTCGAAGCTGAATGATCTGGCCGGAAAAGAAGTCGGACTGCAAAGTCTTTCGTCGGCTGCCGATGCCTTGAATGCCAGTCCAATCAAAGCAGAGATTGACAAGGTATCCGAATTTCCGGACAATGTGCTTGCCCTGACGGACCTGAAGTCGAAACGCCTGGATGGAGTGGTTATTGACGAAGTGGTGGCAAGATATTACATGTCTAAGGAGACCGGTACTTACAAGCTTCTGGATGAATCACTGGCTCCTGAGCAATACGGTATCGGGATTAAGAAAGGCAATGAAGCACTGCTTACTGAGCTGCAAAAGGCTCTGGATGAACTAAGCAGTGATGGAACGGCTGCCGAAATTTCAACGAAGTGGTTTGGCGAGAACAAAGTACTGAACTAGATTGTTTCCTTTAGGAGTCGGTTGAAGATATGAATATAGATTACATTATAAAAATTGCCGGGCCGATGCTTGAAGGTGCACGGACGACCGCCTTGCTGTTTCTGATTGTCATCGTGCTGTCCATTCCGCTAGGGATGCTGGTCACACTGATGGCCAAGAGCTCAATTAAACCGCTAGCTTGGCTTGCGCACACTTATATTTACGTCATGCGCGGAACTCCGCTACTGCTGCAGCTGCTATTCTTCTGCTTCGGCTTGCCGCAGATTCCGGTCATTGGGGAATATCTGGTCATGGACCGCTTCGTTGCGGCCAGTCTTGGCTTTATCCTTAATTATGGTGCTTATTTTGCCGAGATCTTCCGTGGCGGGATGCTCTCGATTGATAAAGGACAACATGAGGCGGCTAAGGTTCTCGGGCTCAGCAAATGGCAGACCCTGCGCAAGGTAATTCTTGCCCAGATGTTCCGGGTTGCATTACCAGCAGTAGCCAATGAGTCCATTACTCTGGTCAAGGATACTGCGTTGCTCTATGCTGTAGCTGTACCAGAGCTGCTGAATTACGCAAAGACGGCGGTGAACCGCGATTTTACGGTGACCCCATTTGTAGTTGCCGGCGTTATTTATTTGCTGATGACATTAATACTAACGCTGTTCTTCAAGGCACTTGAGAAACGTTTCAAATTTGAGTAGAAGGGCTGTCCAATTATGAGTAGTATGATTGAAGTTAAGCAATTGCAGAAATCTTTCGGCAGTCTCGATGTACTGAAGAAGATTACCTTTGATGTGAAACCGGGAGAAGTCGTGGCAGTGATCGGTCCTTCCGGTTCCGGAAAAAGTACGATGCTCCGCAGTCTTGTTCATCTGGAGGAGGTTACCGGCGGAAGTATCCTTATCCATGGCAAACCGTTGGTAGAGAACGGCAAATACGCCAGCAATGCAGATATAAGGGAGATTACCGCGACCATGGGCATGGTGTTTCAGCACTTTAATCTGTTCCCCCACCTTAGCGTACGGGGGAATCTGGAGCTTGCTCCACGAACGCTGAAGCGGGAGGGCACTCAGGATATTGCCGCCAAAAGTAAGGAATTACTCTCCAAAGTAGGCCTTGCCGATAAAGCGGAGGTGTACCCTTCCATGCTGTCAGGTGGACAGAAGCAGCGGGTAGCTATCGCCAGAGCGCTGATGCTGAACCCGGATATCCTGTTGTTTGACGAGCCGACTTCGGCACTTGATCCCGAGCTGACCGGCGAGGTGCTGCGTGTCATCCGCCAGCTTGCGGACGAGAACATGACGATGATTATCGTCACGCATGAGATGAACTTTGCCCGCGATGTGGCAGACCGTGTATTCTTCATGGATAACGGGGAAATTGCCGAATCGGGAACACCGGAGCAGATCTTTGGCAGCCCGCAGCTGGAGCGGACCCGGACGTTTTTGAATCAGGATTAACAAGAGTATCAAATATGAAAACAAACTAACACGTATGAATAAACGCAATATACAGCATCCTATTACTGTAGTATACATGATGCATTTCCAGAGGAGGCTACCCGAGATGAGCCAGCAGAAGCAAAGAAAAGAAGCTGGGTGGAAATCCCGAAAGCAGGACCAGCACCCCCATGGTAAAATCAAGTCGCTGAAAGAGCTTTCCAGCGAGTATGATGCGGAACATACTACGTCGTAACCTAGCACAAGGCGGTAGGTTGCCGATTCCCTTCGGCAGCCTATTCGCACCGCCCGCTGATCTGGAACATTTACCAGAATACATAGTTCCAGACTGGGCTATTTTCTTCCTTTGCCTGGGATTGGAATATGCCTAATGGACTCAATGGGGTGGTACAGCAGCATCCATGGACCTGAGTAACGCATTACATCCTTAATTTTTTGACGGTAATCCTGTTTGTAACAGTGGATTGGGCATTTTGCGCAAGCTGTTTTCTCCTCACCGAATCGACAGAGCGATAGTCTGTTCCTCGCATATACATTTAACTCCTGACATTCCTCGCAGAAGGCTGTTTGATGATGTTTTTTCCTGCAATAGATATGAATCATTTTTGATACCAATTCTTGTTCTCTTCGAATTCTAGGACCCTCATTTAATTCCCGTTTCACTTCTCTTGTCATGTGTGAAAGATTCCTTTCAGTGTTATAAGAATACATTAACTCTATTTATTAATGAAAACGGGTATTACTCATTACATTTTCAAGGCATTTTGCGAAGGCCAACATGCATTTGTCCTACTCAGGACAGGTGCTCAAGCAGGAAGTTAGAGAGAACGTGAGTGGCTATGGAAAAACGGGCTAAAGGTATACGATCATTACGGCATCAAACGAACGGACACCAAACCGGCTCCCGCGGAGGAGTTCAAAGTGAAGGAGATTCCGTATTTATGAAAAGGATGATAAAATCAGCAGGTATTGGAGCCTTTATGTGCCGGTAAAGCCGGGAACGACGCAATATAGCACCGTTATCGAGCATTTAAATCTAGAGCTCCAATTGCATTTATTTTGTTTGTTCATACTCCGTTCATATTACCGTTACAAGGAGTACATATTTGTCATGTAAACTTTGCAATAACGGCCCGCTTAAGGCAGTCCAATACACAGATAAGGACAGGAGAAGATGAGTATGAAACGACAAGAAGAGGGTACAAAAAAAAGGATGCGCAAACCACTTCGCATAATCCTTAAATCTATAGGAGCTTTAGCAGGATTAATGGTACTTTTTCTAGCCATTGTTTTTATTGTTAATCTGGTTTGCAACAAGGTGGAGCAGGGTAAAATAGAACCCTATGGCCAGTTAGTATCTGTAGACGGAAAACATATGAATGTGCTGATCCAAGGGGAAGGCGAAGAAACAGTCGTGCTCCTTCCAGGTTTTGGAACAGCATCTCCAGCACTTGATTTTAAGATGCTGGTAGATGAACTATCTCCGTTCTACAAAGTTGTCGTGGTTGAGCCGTTCGGCTATGGATTAAGTGATGAAACCGATAAGGAGCGGACCGCAGACAATATGGTAACTGAAGTCCATGAAGCTTTGCAGCAGCTCAATATTGACCGCTTCACGCTAATGGGCCATTCCATTGCAGGTATCTACGGATTGAATTATGTTAACAAATATCCAAACGAAGTAAATGCATTTATCGGAATCGACAGCAGTGTGCCAACCCAAGGCGGAATGAATGATGGATTCCCATTAAAAACGTTCAAATTCCTCAATAAATCAGGTCTCTTAAGATTGATCAAAAAAGTAGGGGAGGACCCCTATGCTTCGTTAGCATTTGATGCTCACACCGTAGAGCAATCGAAAATGATTGCAAATAAAAATAATAATAATGACACTACTTTAAATGAAATGAAGAATATTTCTTCTAATTTTAAAGCGGCTCAACAGTTGAAGTTCCCAAAAAATCTTCCTGTTCTATTGTTTATCCAAGCGGATAATAAATCTGTTGAAGGTTGGATACCACTGCATGAAGCGCAGGCCAAAGACTCTGTACGTGGGAAAGTCATAAAACTTGATGCAGATCATTATTTGCACCACACCAAATCCAAAGAAATCGTTGAAGACTTCAGGGAGTTCATGGAGCAAGCAAGCTGAGACGAGTAGGGGGAACGGACATTTAGCGTAGATGCAAACCGAGATCACAAAATAATAACGGTCTTAAGTAAAGCTTCCCGCCGCAAGACGGGAAGCTTTTTAATTTGCCCATGAGCTAACCTGGGTAATCCCGATAAAACTTCCTGGGCAAATGAGCAGATATTTGGTGCATATAAAAAAATAAAATACCCTATTGAAACGTTTCCAAAATGGTGATAGAATAAATCCAACAAGTGAATGAAACGTTTCATTTAATAAATGAAACGTTTCCAAATAGAAAGGCAGGTGCAACATGGCTAGTATTAAGGAGGTTGCTGATATTGCCGGCGTTGCAGTTGGGACCGTTTCCAGAGTCATTAACAACCACCCTTCAGTCAAACAGGAGACTCGCGAGAAGGTACTAGCTGCGATCAAAGAAATAAATTATGTACCGAATGAGGTGGCAAGAAATTTTAAGATGCAGAAGTCTATGATGATTGCACTTTTGCTTCCTACAATAAGGCATCCCTTCTTTTCCGAGCTTGCCTACTATATTGAAGATGAATTGGATCGTCATGACTACAAATTGATTCTGTGCAACAGCAAAGGCAAGCCCGAAAAAGAACTATATTATTTTGATATCCTGAACCAGAATAAGGTCGCAGGGATCATAGCTATTACTTACAACGATATCGAACATAGTGTTGTGAAAGACATCCCGCTGGTTTCAATAGACCGCCATTTCAAAGATGAGATTTCCTGTGTCACCTCGGATAACTATAACGGCGGACGTATCGCGTTACAAGAGTTGCACAAGGCAGGGGTACGGCATCCGGCCTACCTAGGTTATATCGCGACGTCGATCCGGGGCGAAGTGGATTTGAGAAAAGTCGGTTTTATGGATGCTGCCAAGGAGTTGGGACTGCCCCAAGCCGATTATGAAATTCCTGATCTCGACGAGGATTTATTGAACCCCCATCTTGATCAGATCTTAACGGCTGCACAGTATAAAGAAGTTGACGGGGTGTTTGTGAATGGTGACATGCTGGCAGCTCGATATATTAAGCGGGCACGAGAACACGGAATCCAGGTTCCGGAAGACGTGAAGGTAGTAGGTTATGACGGAATTCAGAAAGATGATTTGTTTCATCCTTTCTTATCCACCATTGTACAACCTGTTGAAGAAATGGCCCGGACGGCAGTACGTCTACTAATCCAAAAAGTAGAGGGCGTGGAGCTTCATAAAGATCTCTACCGCCTACCGGTAACATTCAGACAAGGCGGGACCACTTAAGGTTACAACATTCGCTATAGAACTTTGTTCTTATGGCGAATGCAACATTATTTGTAAGTGCTTTATATGTTAAAAATGCATAAAGGAGGAAACTTAGTGGTGGGGTCTAAACTGAAAAATATGCCATTAAGGCTAAAGAAAAATTCAGAGATTAAGCATTATTGGTTCATGCTCATTCCGGCTTTGGTTTGGTTGATCATGTTTCAAATCGTTCCTATGTTCGGTGTTGTAATGGCTTTCCAGGATTATAATCCGGGTGCCGGCTTTCTTCATTCAGAATTTGTTGGATTAGAGAATTTTCGGTACATGCTTGAGTTAGACGATGTGCGTCAGGCCTTAATCAATACGCTTATCATAGCACTGGGGAAAATTTCAGGGAATTTGCTCATTCCTCTCATTTTCGCTCTTATGCTTAATGAACTTCGCCAAAAATACATGGTTAAATTCGTTCAAACAAGCGTCTACTTGCCGCACTTCTTATCATGGGTTATTTTGTCAGGGATTATGATTCAAATCTTTGGCTTCAACGGCCCGTTCAACCGGGTATTGGAAATGTTAGGGTTTGAACCGGTTCAATTTTTCCAACAGGCTGGTTTGTTCAGAGGATTTATTATTGGTTCGGATGTGTGGAAAAACTTCGGCTACAACTCCATCATTTATTTGGCTGCCTTAGCGGGCATTGACGGTACTCTCTATGAAGCTGCAGGTATTGATGGGGCAAGCCGCTGGAGAAAATTATGGCATATTACTTTGCCGGGAATCCGCACAACTGTCGTTCTATTAGCCATTTTGTCACTCGGCAGCGTTCTTGATGCTGGTTTCGACCAAGTGTTCAACTTATATAATCCGCTAGTGTACAGCACGGGTGACATTAT carries:
- a CDS encoding sodium-dependent transporter translates to MNQFKGEKSLLSEKKERFSSSGFIFAAIGSSVGLGNMWKFPYITGENGGAAFFLLFIVCLVLIGLPVLLAELAIGRSGRGSAATSFIRAGGGKGWKAAGILQVIAPFLILSFYIIVAGWTLHYAMIAFNGQLFSTTDYAGEFGSFISGYLPIVWQGVAILITAGVVILGVSGGIEKFNKVLIPGLVVLLIVLMIRALTLPGADKGVSFFLKPDFSVLTAESALVALGHAFFSLSLGMGILLTYGSYVDKNQSLGTATLAIGAGDLIYAFIAGLIIFPTTFSFGIAPDQGPSLIFIALPAAFSAMPLGSFFGGLFFILLAIAALTSAVSLLEVPVSFAMERWNWSRQRSVWVLSLVCFLLGIPSAMSLGMFPELTFGGKALFDWMDFITSNIMLPLGGLLITIFAGYFWKGAAEAAGLQARWFRIWLFMLRYIAPILVFLVLLHTSGILKF
- a CDS encoding MFS transporter, with translation MNARSRWLMISVGLGILLNPLNSSMISVAIARLQKVYQLDFTEVSWIIFSFYIASAIAQPVMGKASDLFGRRKIFLTGLVVAFVASLLAPLSPTFGWLIVFRIVQSIGTSMMVAVGMAIVRIHITEKQAAALSVMSIFLSGAAAIGPFIGGVLIQWWDWSAIFLVNIPFVVTSFVLAWRMIPKDEPPISVSSQMSFRKWCDLIDATGILLFIVGLVALLVGLLSAKSSGYVSLGPVIIGLIGLFALGAFVRHELKAASPFIPLRTFAKYPEMTWVNIEFMLVNVLYYSLFFGLPSYLQMVRHVSESHTGILMLSLGLCSLIVSPLAGRWIDKSGPGPALLTSGILMTLGSVWMVTMNPTSPVISVCVSLAAFGVGNGLNNVGMQVALFKSSPKEMIGVASGVFMTSRYLGTILSSLLLGIIMGGKFSAGGFRLLGLILSVIALSLVCMSWRHRNSRQLEES
- a CDS encoding LysR family transcriptional regulator; amino-acid sequence: MELLQLQYFLVVARLEHVTEAARTLHVTQSSLSKTIQRLEEDLGVPLFDRIGRKLRLNEFGSQFLRRVERALFELEQGKQELRDLSSPEQGTLELAVTAASTLPNILREFRKKRPNVQFHVQMLTTHEMVKLLHSGEVDFCLSSPAIEEEDIECQIVFIDPILVAVPKGHRLAGRSSISLTELRDEEFIGVKRGYGTRDLVDNVCKSVGFEPRYVYEGDEPARLSALVEAEIGIAFIPSTARNSREQIHYLQVENHDLAREIALLWHKSRYISPAALEFREVVLNYFKPLT
- a CDS encoding amino acid ABC transporter substrate-binding protein encodes the protein MKRKGLLILFVVMAIAVIAGCSGSKGDDGKLVIGIDDKFAPMGFRDDNNEIVGFDIDYAKAAAGKMGKEITFQPIDWSAKESELNSGRIDMIWNGYTITDERKEKVLFTKPYLENSQVVVVLADSALSKLNDLAGKEVGLQSLSSAADALNASPIKAEIDKVSEFPDNVLALTDLKSKRLDGVVIDEVVARYYMSKETGTYKLLDESLAPEQYGIGIKKGNEALLTELQKALDELSSDGTAAEISTKWFGENKVLN
- a CDS encoding amino acid ABC transporter permease codes for the protein MNIDYIIKIAGPMLEGARTTALLFLIVIVLSIPLGMLVTLMAKSSIKPLAWLAHTYIYVMRGTPLLLQLLFFCFGLPQIPVIGEYLVMDRFVAASLGFILNYGAYFAEIFRGGMLSIDKGQHEAAKVLGLSKWQTLRKVILAQMFRVALPAVANESITLVKDTALLYAVAVPELLNYAKTAVNRDFTVTPFVVAGVIYLLMTLILTLFFKALEKRFKFE
- a CDS encoding amino acid ABC transporter ATP-binding protein, which produces MSSMIEVKQLQKSFGSLDVLKKITFDVKPGEVVAVIGPSGSGKSTMLRSLVHLEEVTGGSILIHGKPLVENGKYASNADIREITATMGMVFQHFNLFPHLSVRGNLELAPRTLKREGTQDIAAKSKELLSKVGLADKAEVYPSMLSGGQKQRVAIARALMLNPDILLFDEPTSALDPELTGEVLRVIRQLADENMTMIIVTHEMNFARDVADRVFFMDNGEIAESGTPEQIFGSPQLERTRTFLNQD
- a CDS encoding DUF6254 family protein, whose product is MSQQKQRKEAGWKSRKQDQHPHGKIKSLKELSSEYDAEHTTS
- a CDS encoding nitrous oxide-stimulated promoter family protein, coding for MYSYNTERNLSHMTREVKRELNEGPRIRREQELVSKMIHIYCRKKHHQTAFCEECQELNVYARNRLSLCRFGEEKTACAKCPIHCYKQDYRQKIKDVMRYSGPWMLLYHPIESIRHIPIPGKGRK
- a CDS encoding alpha/beta hydrolase encodes the protein MKRQEEGTKKRMRKPLRIILKSIGALAGLMVLFLAIVFIVNLVCNKVEQGKIEPYGQLVSVDGKHMNVLIQGEGEETVVLLPGFGTASPALDFKMLVDELSPFYKVVVVEPFGYGLSDETDKERTADNMVTEVHEALQQLNIDRFTLMGHSIAGIYGLNYVNKYPNEVNAFIGIDSSVPTQGGMNDGFPLKTFKFLNKSGLLRLIKKVGEDPYASLAFDAHTVEQSKMIANKNNNNDTTLNEMKNISSNFKAAQQLKFPKNLPVLLFIQADNKSVEGWIPLHEAQAKDSVRGKVIKLDADHYLHHTKSKEIVEDFREFMEQAS
- a CDS encoding LacI family DNA-binding transcriptional regulator encodes the protein MASIKEVADIAGVAVGTVSRVINNHPSVKQETREKVLAAIKEINYVPNEVARNFKMQKSMMIALLLPTIRHPFFSELAYYIEDELDRHDYKLILCNSKGKPEKELYYFDILNQNKVAGIIAITYNDIEHSVVKDIPLVSIDRHFKDEISCVTSDNYNGGRIALQELHKAGVRHPAYLGYIATSIRGEVDLRKVGFMDAAKELGLPQADYEIPDLDEDLLNPHLDQILTAAQYKEVDGVFVNGDMLAARYIKRAREHGIQVPEDVKVVGYDGIQKDDLFHPFLSTIVQPVEEMARTAVRLLIQKVEGVELHKDLYRLPVTFRQGGTT
- a CDS encoding ABC transporter permease, with protein sequence MPLRLKKNSEIKHYWFMLIPALVWLIMFQIVPMFGVVMAFQDYNPGAGFLHSEFVGLENFRYMLELDDVRQALINTLIIALGKISGNLLIPLIFALMLNELRQKYMVKFVQTSVYLPHFLSWVILSGIMIQIFGFNGPFNRVLEMLGFEPVQFFQQAGLFRGFIIGSDVWKNFGYNSIIYLAALAGIDGTLYEAAGIDGASRWRKLWHITLPGIRTTVVLLAILSLGSVLDAGFDQVFNLYNPLVYSTGDIIDTYVYRAGLQDLDFSLGTAVGLLKSVVSFILIVNGYLLAKKLLGYRIF